One Bacteroidota bacterium genomic region harbors:
- a CDS encoding 2OG-Fe(II) oxygenase has translation MEFIDFKRLSQEQKEIKADYQSKKPFRYVMFENFFLPEQAEIIHRAYPTIQDGKWDGTTYLDQKNKFQKTSFEPGSVMDRVFHEMNSEEFLNWLQDVTEIEDKLLGDNDLFGGGLHQSTNGAYLNVHVDYNIHPKTKFHRRLNVLVYMNKDWKDEYEGHIELWDLSQGDKVLLGKYAPTFNRCVIFETNEISFHGHPKPLNTPKDVNRKSIATYYYTKTRPENEIAQDHNTIYVNTEGIGGQVKRFTSGVKAFLERINNK, from the coding sequence TCGTTATGTGATGTTTGAAAATTTTTTCCTGCCGGAACAGGCAGAAATTATTCATCGTGCATATCCCACTATTCAGGACGGAAAATGGGATGGAACAACCTATCTGGATCAGAAAAATAAATTTCAGAAAACAAGTTTTGAGCCTGGAAGTGTGATGGACAGGGTTTTTCATGAAATGAACTCGGAGGAATTTCTGAACTGGTTGCAGGATGTCACTGAAATCGAAGACAAATTACTCGGTGACAATGATCTTTTTGGCGGAGGATTACACCAAAGCACAAACGGAGCCTACCTGAATGTACATGTAGATTATAACATTCATCCCAAAACCAAATTTCACAGACGGCTCAATGTTTTGGTGTACATGAATAAAGACTGGAAAGATGAATACGAAGGACATATCGAACTATGGGATTTGTCACAGGGAGATAAAGTATTACTGGGTAAATATGCTCCGACCTTTAACCGCTGTGTGATTTTTGAAACAAATGAAATCTCCTTTCATGGACATCCAAAACCATTGAATACTCCCAAAGACGTCAACAGGAAATCAATCGCGACGTATTATTACACGAAGACCAGACCGGAAAACGAAATCGCTCAGGATCACAATACCATATATGTAAATACGGAAGGTATTGGAGGACAAGTGAAGAGATTCACTTCCGGAGTAAAAGCATTTTTGGAACGCATCAACAACAAATAA